A single window of Paroedura picta isolate Pp20150507F chromosome 8, Ppicta_v3.0, whole genome shotgun sequence DNA harbors:
- the A1CF gene encoding APOBEC1 complementation factor isoform X1, translating to MESNQKSGDGLAGTQKEAALRTLIQRTGYNLIQENGQRKYGGPPPGWDGPSPERGCEIFIGKLPRDLFEDELIPLCEKIGKIYEMRMMMDFNGNNRGYAFVTFANKQEAKNAIRQLNNYEIRNGRLLGVCASVDNCRLFVGGIPKTKRREEILAEIKKVTDGVIDVIVYPSAADKTKNRGFAFVEYNSHRAAAMARRKLLPGRIQLWGHPIAVDWAEPEVEVDEDTMSSVKILYVRNLMLSTTEETIEKEFNNVKPGSVERVKKIRDYAFVHFNNREDAIEAMKVLNGKVVDGSPIEVTLAKPVDKDSYVRYTRGTGGRGAVLPEYTYTFGHVYDPATAYLGAPVFYAPQAYAAIPSFQLPAAKAHLSNRGIIRPPSIREIYMNVPVGAAGVRGLGGRGYLANPALGRGYQLKGEKRGEDKLYDLLPGMELTPMNHISLKPQGIKLAPQMLEEICQKNNWGQPVYQLHSAIGQDQRQLFLYKITIPALASQNPTMHPFTPSKLSAYVDEAKTYAAEYTLQTLGIPTEGAETPAATAPFPGYTISNATATVTAAQLKQAVTLGQDLATYAAYEAYPAFAVATRSDAYGAF from the exons ATGGAATCAAATCAAAAATCCGGGGATGGATTGGCCGGCACCCAGAAAGAAGCTGCCCTCCGCACATTAATTCAACGCACAGGATATAATTTGATTCAG GAAAATGGTCAAAGAAAGTATGGAGGGCCACCACCAGGCTGGGATGGACCATCGCCAGAAAGAGGCTGTGAGATTTTCATTGGAAAATTACCCCGGGACCTCTTTGAAGATGAACTTATACCATTATGTGAAAAA ATTGGTAAGATCTATGAAATGCGAATGATGATGGACTTCAACGGAAACAACAGGGGATATGCTTTCGTAACCTTTGCCAACAAACAGGAAGCCAAGAATGCTATCAGGCAACTGAACAATTATGAAATTAG GAATGGACGGCTCCTAGGGGTTTGTGCCAGTGTAGACAACTGCCGTTTATTTGTAGGAGGAATCCCCAAAACCAAGAGGAGGGAAGAAATTTTAGCAGAAATTAAGAAAGTTACAGATGGTGTGATCGACGTGATCGTGTATCCTAGCGCAGCTGACAAAACGAAAAACCGTGGATTTGCTTTCGTGGAATACAACAGTCACCGGGCAGCGGCCATGGCAAGAAGAAAATTGTTGCCAG GAAGGATACAATTATGGGGACACCCTATTGCAGTCGACTGGGCAGAGCCAGAGGTTGAGGTCGATGAAGACACTATGTCGTCAGTAAAAATCCTCTACGTGCGAAATCTTATGTTGTCAACCACTGAAGAGACCATTGAAAAAGAATTCAACAACGTTAAGCCAG GATCAGTTGAACGAGTAAAGAAAATCAGAGACTATGCATTTGTGCACTTTAATAACCGAGAAGATGCAATTGAAGCCATGAAAGTCTTGAATGGGAAG GTGGTGGATGGCTCTCCCATTGAGGTGACCTTAGCCAAGCCAGTAGACAAAGACAGCTATGTGCGATACACCAGAGGTACAGGAGGTCGAGGGGCAGTTCTGCCCGAATACACCTATACATTTGGGCATGTCTACGATCCTGCTACAGCCTATCTGGGAGCTCCAGTGTTCTATGCGCCTCAAGCCTACGCTGCCATTCCCAGCTTCCAgcttccagctgccaaagcacacctGAGCAACAGGGGCATTATCAGGCCTCCGTCAATTAGAG AAATTTACATGAATGTACCTGTAGGGGCTGCAGGAGTTAGAGGACTAGGAGGCCGTGGCTACTTGGCTAACCCTGCCCTGGGTCGTGGATACCAACTCAAaggagagaagaggggagaggACAAACTCTATGATCTTTTGCCTGGAATGGAGCTTACACCAATGAATCATATCAGTTTAAAACCACAAGGAATTAAACTTGCCCCACAG ATGTTAGAAGAAATCTGCCAGAAGAATAACTGGGGACAGCCTGTTTACCAACTTCATTCTGCCATTGGCCAAGACCAAAGACAGCTGTTCTTATACAAGATCACTATTCCTGCCCTCGCCAGTCAAAATCCTACTAT GCATCCCTTCACACCATCCAAGCTCAGTGCTTATGTAGACGAAGCCAAAACCTATGCAGCAGAATACACCCTTCAGACTTTGGGCATCCCCACGGAGGGAGCAGAGACTCCGGCTGCTACAGCACCGTTTCCAG GGTACACCATTTCTAATGCAACGGCAACCGTGACGGCCGCTCAGCTCAAGCAAGCTGTCACTTTAGGACAAGACTTGGCCACCTATGCAGCGTATGAAGCATATCCCGCATTTGCAGTAGCGACGCGCAGCGATGCTTatggagctttttaa
- the A1CF gene encoding APOBEC1 complementation factor isoform X2, whose amino-acid sequence MESNQKSGDGLAGTQKEAALRTLIQRTGYNLIQENGQRKYGGPPPGWDGPSPERGCEIFIGKLPRDLFEDELIPLCEKIGKIYEMRMMMDFNGNNRGYAFVTFANKQEAKNAIRQLNNYEIRNGRLLGVCASVDNCRLFVGGIPKTKRREEILAEIKKVTDGVIDVIVYPSAADKTKNRGFAFVEYNSHRAAAMARRKLLPGRIQLWGHPIAVDWAEPEVEVDEDTMSSVKILYVRNLMLSTTEETIEKEFNNVKPGSVERVKKIRDYAFVHFNNREDAIEAMKVLNGKVVDGSPIEVTLAKPVDKDSYVRYTRGTGGRGAVLPEYTYTFGHVYDPATAYLGAPVFYAPQAYAAIPSFQLPAAKAHLSNRGIIRPPSIRGAAGVRGLGGRGYLANPALGRGYQLKGEKRGEDKLYDLLPGMELTPMNHISLKPQGIKLAPQMLEEICQKNNWGQPVYQLHSAIGQDQRQLFLYKITIPALASQNPTMHPFTPSKLSAYVDEAKTYAAEYTLQTLGIPTEGAETPAATAPFPGYTISNATATVTAAQLKQAVTLGQDLATYAAYEAYPAFAVATRSDAYGAF is encoded by the exons ATGGAATCAAATCAAAAATCCGGGGATGGATTGGCCGGCACCCAGAAAGAAGCTGCCCTCCGCACATTAATTCAACGCACAGGATATAATTTGATTCAG GAAAATGGTCAAAGAAAGTATGGAGGGCCACCACCAGGCTGGGATGGACCATCGCCAGAAAGAGGCTGTGAGATTTTCATTGGAAAATTACCCCGGGACCTCTTTGAAGATGAACTTATACCATTATGTGAAAAA ATTGGTAAGATCTATGAAATGCGAATGATGATGGACTTCAACGGAAACAACAGGGGATATGCTTTCGTAACCTTTGCCAACAAACAGGAAGCCAAGAATGCTATCAGGCAACTGAACAATTATGAAATTAG GAATGGACGGCTCCTAGGGGTTTGTGCCAGTGTAGACAACTGCCGTTTATTTGTAGGAGGAATCCCCAAAACCAAGAGGAGGGAAGAAATTTTAGCAGAAATTAAGAAAGTTACAGATGGTGTGATCGACGTGATCGTGTATCCTAGCGCAGCTGACAAAACGAAAAACCGTGGATTTGCTTTCGTGGAATACAACAGTCACCGGGCAGCGGCCATGGCAAGAAGAAAATTGTTGCCAG GAAGGATACAATTATGGGGACACCCTATTGCAGTCGACTGGGCAGAGCCAGAGGTTGAGGTCGATGAAGACACTATGTCGTCAGTAAAAATCCTCTACGTGCGAAATCTTATGTTGTCAACCACTGAAGAGACCATTGAAAAAGAATTCAACAACGTTAAGCCAG GATCAGTTGAACGAGTAAAGAAAATCAGAGACTATGCATTTGTGCACTTTAATAACCGAGAAGATGCAATTGAAGCCATGAAAGTCTTGAATGGGAAG GTGGTGGATGGCTCTCCCATTGAGGTGACCTTAGCCAAGCCAGTAGACAAAGACAGCTATGTGCGATACACCAGAGGTACAGGAGGTCGAGGGGCAGTTCTGCCCGAATACACCTATACATTTGGGCATGTCTACGATCCTGCTACAGCCTATCTGGGAGCTCCAGTGTTCTATGCGCCTCAAGCCTACGCTGCCATTCCCAGCTTCCAgcttccagctgccaaagcacacctGAGCAACAGGGGCATTATCAGGCCTCCGTCAATTAGAG GGGCTGCAGGAGTTAGAGGACTAGGAGGCCGTGGCTACTTGGCTAACCCTGCCCTGGGTCGTGGATACCAACTCAAaggagagaagaggggagaggACAAACTCTATGATCTTTTGCCTGGAATGGAGCTTACACCAATGAATCATATCAGTTTAAAACCACAAGGAATTAAACTTGCCCCACAG ATGTTAGAAGAAATCTGCCAGAAGAATAACTGGGGACAGCCTGTTTACCAACTTCATTCTGCCATTGGCCAAGACCAAAGACAGCTGTTCTTATACAAGATCACTATTCCTGCCCTCGCCAGTCAAAATCCTACTAT GCATCCCTTCACACCATCCAAGCTCAGTGCTTATGTAGACGAAGCCAAAACCTATGCAGCAGAATACACCCTTCAGACTTTGGGCATCCCCACGGAGGGAGCAGAGACTCCGGCTGCTACAGCACCGTTTCCAG GGTACACCATTTCTAATGCAACGGCAACCGTGACGGCCGCTCAGCTCAAGCAAGCTGTCACTTTAGGACAAGACTTGGCCACCTATGCAGCGTATGAAGCATATCCCGCATTTGCAGTAGCGACGCGCAGCGATGCTTatggagctttttaa